One Catenulispora sp. MAP5-51 DNA window includes the following coding sequences:
- a CDS encoding 3-isopropylmalate dehydratase yields the protein MTGELHVTGRVWVFGHGLTTDDMYPPDAMKLDLPEAARQVFYGVRPGWTGQVRPGDIVVAGRNFGLGSSRPVAALFRQLGVAALIAEEFNSLFFRNAVNAGLPAMTVPDATAVFHDGDTAAVDLATGSWANQSTQTFGTVPVLPALVLEIIESGGVLPRLAQQGYLPAELAEILSSPSVAAAGQGSGA from the coding sequence ATGACCGGCGAACTTCACGTCACCGGCCGGGTCTGGGTTTTCGGCCACGGTCTGACCACCGACGACATGTACCCGCCCGACGCCATGAAACTCGACTTGCCCGAGGCCGCCAGGCAGGTGTTCTACGGGGTGCGCCCCGGCTGGACCGGGCAGGTCCGGCCCGGCGACATCGTGGTCGCCGGACGCAACTTCGGGCTGGGCTCCTCGCGGCCGGTCGCGGCCCTGTTCCGGCAGCTCGGCGTCGCCGCGCTGATCGCCGAGGAGTTCAACTCGCTGTTCTTCCGCAACGCGGTCAACGCCGGGCTGCCGGCCATGACGGTGCCCGACGCGACAGCGGTCTTCCACGACGGCGATACCGCCGCCGTCGACCTGGCCACGGGAAGCTGGGCGAATCAGAGCACGCAGACCTTCGGCACGGTGCCGGTGCTGCCCGCCCTGGTGTTGGAGATCATCGAAAGCGGCGGGGTCCTTCCCCGGCTCGCGCAACAGGGGTATCTGCCGGCCGAACTGGCCGAGATCCTCAGCTCGCCGTCGGTGGCGGCGGCCGGACAGGGGAGTGGTGCATGA
- a CDS encoding D-isomer specific 2-hydroxyacid dehydrogenase family protein → MGITIYGCGQDEAVLFRELATGFGVVPTVIAEPVTETNAVLASGSRCVSVGHKTRITNSALQALSRAGVTYISTRSIGYNHLDVDYARSVGIRVENVSYSPDSVADYTVMLMLMVVRHAKSLVRRTDVHDYRLHDVRGRELRDLTVGVVGTGRIGAAVVDRLQGFGCRVLAHDRSPKCSAEYVLLDELLHGSDIVTLHTPLTAETHHILNAERIENMKPGAFVINTGRGSLLDTEALLQGLESGRLGGAALDVLEGEEGIFYTDCRDHPIESKTLLRLQELSNVLVSPHTAYYTDHALSDTVENSIVNCLKFESGNHYG, encoded by the coding sequence ATGGGAATCACCATCTACGGATGCGGCCAGGACGAGGCGGTCTTGTTCCGGGAGCTGGCAACGGGGTTCGGCGTTGTCCCTACCGTCATCGCGGAGCCGGTAACCGAAACGAACGCCGTACTGGCGTCGGGAAGTCGGTGTGTGAGCGTCGGACACAAGACTCGCATCACCAATTCCGCGCTTCAAGCGCTCAGCCGTGCCGGCGTCACATATATCTCCACTCGGAGCATCGGCTACAACCACCTCGACGTCGACTACGCACGCAGCGTCGGCATCCGCGTGGAGAACGTCAGCTACTCGCCCGACAGCGTCGCCGACTACACGGTGATGTTGATGCTGATGGTGGTACGCCACGCCAAATCCCTCGTCCGCCGCACCGATGTCCACGACTACCGACTGCATGACGTCCGTGGCAGAGAACTGCGAGATCTGACAGTCGGTGTGGTCGGGACCGGTCGGATCGGCGCCGCCGTTGTGGATCGACTGCAGGGCTTCGGATGCCGCGTGCTGGCGCACGACCGTAGCCCTAAATGTTCGGCCGAATATGTGCTGCTCGACGAGCTGCTGCATGGCAGCGACATCGTCACGCTGCACACGCCGCTGACCGCCGAGACTCACCACATCTTGAATGCCGAACGCATCGAGAACATGAAGCCCGGTGCTTTCGTCATCAACACCGGACGTGGCTCGCTCCTCGACACCGAGGCTCTTCTCCAAGGGCTGGAAAGCGGACGTTTGGGCGGCGCCGCGCTGGATGTCCTGGAGGGTGAAGAAGGAATCTTCTATACCGACTGCCGCGACCATCCCATAGAAAGCAAAACGCTGCTGCGGTTGCAGGAACTGTCGAACGTGCTCGTCAGTCCGCACACCGCCTACTACACCGACCACGCCCTGAGCGACACCGTCGAGAACTCCATCGTCAACTGTCTGAAGTTCGAGAGTGGGAATCACTATGGATAA
- a CDS encoding response regulator transcription factor encodes MRVLVVEDELYMAEAIRDGLRLDAIAADIAGDGDTALELLGVNSYDIAVLDRDIPGPSGDEIAKRIIASGTGMPILMLTAADRIDDKASGFELGADDYLTKPFALRELVLRLRALDRRRAHSRPPVREIAGLRLDPFRREVFRDGRYVALTRKQFAVLEVLIGAEGGVVSAEQLLERAWDENADPFTNAVRITVSALRKRLGEPWVIATVPGVGYRIDAEPDGEGGRR; translated from the coding sequence ATGCGTGTGTTGGTCGTCGAGGACGAGCTCTATATGGCCGAGGCCATCCGTGACGGCCTGCGGCTGGACGCGATCGCCGCCGACATCGCCGGCGACGGCGACACCGCGCTGGAGCTGCTCGGCGTCAACAGCTACGACATCGCCGTGCTGGACCGCGACATCCCCGGCCCCTCGGGCGACGAGATCGCCAAGCGCATCATCGCCTCCGGCACCGGGATGCCGATCCTCATGCTCACCGCCGCGGACCGGATCGACGACAAGGCCAGCGGCTTCGAACTCGGTGCCGACGACTACCTGACCAAGCCCTTCGCCCTGCGGGAGCTGGTGCTGCGGCTGCGCGCGCTGGACCGCAGGCGAGCGCACAGCCGGCCGCCGGTCCGGGAGATCGCCGGGCTGCGCCTGGATCCGTTCCGCCGCGAGGTGTTCCGCGACGGCCGCTACGTCGCCCTCACCCGCAAGCAGTTCGCCGTCCTGGAGGTGCTCATCGGGGCCGAGGGCGGGGTCGTCAGCGCCGAGCAGCTGCTGGAGCGGGCCTGGGACGAGAACGCCGACCCCTTCACCAACGCCGTCCGGATCACCGTCTCGGCCCTGCGCAAACGGCTCGGCGAGCCCTGGGTCATCGCGACCGTGCCGGGCGTCGGCTATCGCATCGATGCCGAACCGGACGGCGAAGGGGGACGCCGATGA
- a CDS encoding lipid II:glycine glycyltransferase FemX has product MTLTVEPINAAGHLAFVRAQRSVSFLQTPAWAQVKTEWRSESLGWFDGPRLVGAGLVLHRPVPRLKRRTLAYLPEGPVIDWTGDLAAWLDPLVARLRAGGAFAIRLGPPVRTDTWSASQVKEGLADPGVRRLADMPGRPDPVGVRVTKALRDAGWLPQNPEDGFGAGHPQFKYEIPLAGRTEDDVLQGMNQLWRRNIRKAAGAGVEVTVGEDLEAFHELYVHTAERDHFTPRPRSYFETMVAAMRAEDPERVRLYFARHDGDLVAATILVRVGTHACYAYGASSTDKREVRGSNACQWAMIRDALVAGCQTYDLRGITPTLDAADPHAGLIQFKAGAGGQAVRYVGEWDLVLRPAVYRPFQLYMKRRG; this is encoded by the coding sequence ATGACCTTGACCGTCGAGCCGATCAACGCTGCCGGGCATCTCGCGTTCGTGCGGGCCCAGCGGTCCGTCAGCTTCCTGCAGACTCCGGCCTGGGCCCAGGTGAAGACCGAGTGGCGCAGCGAGTCGCTCGGATGGTTCGACGGCCCGCGGCTGGTCGGCGCCGGGCTGGTCCTGCACCGTCCGGTGCCGCGCCTGAAGCGGCGCACGCTGGCCTACCTGCCCGAGGGGCCGGTCATCGACTGGACCGGCGATCTCGCGGCGTGGCTCGATCCGCTGGTGGCCCGGCTCAGGGCCGGTGGCGCGTTCGCGATCCGGCTCGGCCCGCCGGTACGCACCGACACCTGGAGTGCGTCGCAGGTCAAAGAAGGGCTCGCAGACCCAGGCGTCAGGCGGCTTGCCGACATGCCCGGCCGGCCGGACCCCGTCGGCGTGCGGGTGACCAAAGCGCTTCGGGATGCCGGCTGGCTGCCGCAGAACCCTGAGGACGGCTTCGGGGCCGGGCATCCGCAGTTCAAATACGAGATCCCGCTGGCCGGCCGGACCGAGGACGACGTGCTCCAGGGCATGAACCAGCTGTGGCGCCGGAACATCAGGAAGGCTGCCGGAGCGGGTGTCGAGGTCACGGTCGGCGAGGATTTGGAAGCGTTCCACGAGCTCTACGTCCACACCGCCGAGCGCGACCACTTCACACCGCGGCCCCGGAGCTACTTCGAGACGATGGTCGCGGCGATGCGCGCTGAGGACCCCGAGCGCGTCAGGCTGTACTTCGCCCGACACGACGGGGACCTTGTGGCGGCAACGATTCTGGTGCGCGTAGGTACCCACGCCTGCTACGCCTACGGGGCCTCCTCGACCGACAAGCGCGAGGTGCGCGGCTCGAACGCATGTCAGTGGGCGATGATCCGCGACGCACTGGTGGCCGGCTGCCAGACGTACGACCTGCGCGGCATCACGCCGACCCTCGATGCCGCCGACCCCCACGCGGGCCTGATCCAGTTCAAAGCAGGGGCCGGCGGACAAGCTGTGCGGTACGTGGGGGAGTGGGATCTGGTGTTGCGGCCGGCGGTGTACCGGCCGTTCCAGCTGTACATGAAGCGGCGCGGGTGA
- the murF gene encoding UDP-N-acetylmuramoyl-tripeptide--D-alanyl-D-alanine ligase, with protein sequence MIPLRLDEIAAVVGGTVAGDAAATVSAPAVIDGRQAEPGGLFVAFAGEHADGHDHVEQAAHAGAAAVLGSRPTALPTVVVEDARAALQVLAAHVVGRLRAGLTVVGVTGSQGKTGTKDLIAAVLSGAAPTVATAGSFNNELGVPLTMLRAGADTRFLVLEMGARHVGDIAALTGLVAPDIAVVLNVGRAHLGEFGSRGAIATTKGELVRGLTPGGTAILNADDPRVAAMRALTDGPVLTFGRAEHADVQVLYLVLDRLGRPSFTLRTAEGPALVSLPHIGAHQALNAAAAVAAGLAAGVPLEAATKALAAASLSKWRMELRGLAGGATLLNDSYNANPDSTRAALDALAAIEAGRRIAVLGEMRELGPTGEAEHRAVGRYAADRADIVVAVGAAARPIAAGAGVRAVPLPDNDAAVAWLREHVAAGDVVLVKASRGGRLDEVAAGLA encoded by the coding sequence ATGATCCCGCTCCGTCTCGACGAGATCGCCGCCGTCGTCGGCGGGACGGTCGCCGGCGACGCCGCCGCGACCGTAAGCGCACCGGCCGTGATCGACGGCCGCCAGGCCGAGCCCGGCGGCCTGTTCGTCGCCTTCGCCGGCGAGCACGCCGACGGCCACGACCACGTCGAGCAGGCCGCGCACGCCGGGGCGGCGGCCGTGCTCGGCTCGCGGCCCACGGCGCTGCCGACCGTCGTCGTCGAGGACGCGCGCGCCGCGTTGCAGGTGCTCGCCGCGCACGTCGTGGGGCGGCTGCGGGCCGGGCTGACGGTGGTCGGGGTGACCGGCTCGCAGGGCAAGACCGGGACGAAGGACCTGATCGCGGCGGTGCTGTCCGGCGCCGCGCCGACGGTCGCCACGGCCGGGTCGTTCAACAACGAACTCGGCGTGCCGCTGACCATGCTGCGCGCCGGCGCCGACACCCGGTTCCTGGTGCTGGAGATGGGGGCGCGGCACGTCGGCGACATCGCCGCGCTCACCGGCCTGGTCGCGCCGGACATCGCGGTGGTGCTGAACGTCGGCCGGGCCCATCTCGGCGAGTTCGGGTCGCGCGGGGCCATCGCCACCACCAAGGGCGAGTTGGTACGAGGCCTGACACCGGGCGGCACCGCGATCCTGAACGCCGACGACCCCCGCGTGGCCGCGATGCGCGCCCTCACCGACGGCCCGGTCCTGACCTTCGGCCGCGCCGAGCACGCCGACGTCCAGGTGCTCTACCTGGTCCTGGACCGGCTCGGCCGGCCGTCGTTCACACTGCGGACCGCCGAGGGCCCGGCCCTGGTGTCGCTGCCGCACATCGGCGCGCACCAGGCGCTCAACGCGGCGGCGGCCGTGGCGGCCGGCCTGGCAGCCGGCGTGCCCCTGGAGGCCGCGACCAAGGCGCTGGCTGCCGCGTCCCTGTCGAAGTGGCGCATGGAGCTGCGCGGCCTGGCCGGCGGCGCGACCCTGCTCAACGACTCCTACAACGCCAACCCCGACTCCACCCGCGCCGCCCTGGACGCGCTGGCCGCGATCGAGGCGGGCCGCCGCATCGCCGTCCTCGGCGAGATGCGCGAACTCGGCCCCACCGGCGAGGCCGAGCACCGCGCGGTCGGACGCTACGCAGCCGATCGCGCCGACATCGTGGTCGCCGTCGGCGCCGCGGCCCGTCCGATCGCCGCCGGAGCCGGGGTGCGCGCGGTGCCACTGCCGGACAACGACGCGGCGGTCGCCTGGTTGCGCGAGCACGTCGCCGCCGGGGATGTGGTGCTGGTGAAGGCTTCGCGCGGCGGGCGGTTGGACGAGGTGGCGGCAGGGCTGGCGTAG
- a CDS encoding aconitase/3-isopropylmalate dehydratase large subunit family protein yields MSKPGMTMIERILARKAGLASVAVGDTVTVDVDMTVLIDLQFATMWLPPLRIADPAKVAIVMDHAVPAPTIKDAAGGPNARKFAADFGIERFYDVGRHGICHQVIAENGLARPGEVLACTDSHTCAGGAYNTAARGLGPAEVYSILCTGRTWFQVSPTIRYELTGQLPAGVSGKDVFLHIANQFGDATNHNLEYGGPGLASVPLHDRRTIATQGAEISADFSTFAHDDVLADHFAALGVTGYEPADADQDAVYADVREIDLSALVPYVARPGTVSRNGVPVAEVEARKIDQAFIGSCANGQLDDLRIAAEVLRGKQVAPGVRLIVTPASQQVYRDAMRLGYLQDIADAGAVVTNATCGACFGYHMGVVGPGEVCLTSSTRNFTGRMGSPEAEIYMASPATVAASAIAGHITAAGHITATGHITAAGHIAITDARQESRR; encoded by the coding sequence ATGAGCAAGCCAGGCATGACGATGATCGAGCGCATCCTCGCGCGTAAAGCCGGCCTCGCCTCGGTCGCGGTCGGCGACACCGTGACCGTGGACGTCGACATGACCGTCCTGATCGACCTGCAGTTCGCCACGATGTGGCTGCCGCCGCTGCGGATCGCCGACCCCGCCAAGGTCGCGATCGTGATGGACCACGCGGTCCCGGCGCCCACGATCAAGGACGCCGCCGGCGGCCCGAACGCCCGCAAGTTCGCCGCCGACTTCGGCATCGAGCGCTTCTACGACGTCGGCCGGCACGGCATCTGCCACCAGGTCATCGCCGAGAACGGGCTGGCCCGCCCCGGCGAGGTGCTGGCCTGCACCGACAGCCACACCTGCGCCGGCGGGGCGTACAACACCGCCGCGCGCGGGCTCGGGCCTGCGGAGGTGTACTCGATCCTGTGTACGGGACGCACCTGGTTCCAGGTCTCGCCGACGATCCGCTACGAGCTGACCGGGCAGCTGCCCGCCGGGGTCAGCGGCAAGGACGTGTTCCTGCACATCGCCAACCAGTTCGGCGACGCCACCAACCACAACCTGGAGTACGGTGGTCCCGGGCTGGCCTCCGTCCCGCTTCACGATCGTCGCACCATAGCTACACAGGGCGCCGAAATCTCTGCTGACTTCTCGACTTTCGCCCACGACGACGTCCTCGCCGACCACTTCGCAGCCCTCGGCGTCACCGGCTACGAACCCGCCGACGCCGACCAGGACGCGGTCTACGCCGACGTGCGCGAGATCGACCTGTCCGCCCTGGTGCCCTACGTCGCACGCCCCGGGACGGTCTCGCGCAACGGCGTGCCGGTCGCCGAGGTGGAGGCTCGCAAGATCGACCAGGCGTTCATCGGTTCCTGCGCCAACGGCCAGCTCGACGATCTGCGCATCGCCGCCGAGGTGCTGCGCGGCAAGCAGGTGGCGCCGGGCGTGCGGCTGATCGTGACGCCGGCCAGCCAGCAGGTCTACCGCGACGCGATGCGGCTGGGCTATCTGCAGGACATCGCCGATGCCGGCGCGGTGGTCACCAACGCCACGTGCGGGGCGTGCTTCGGCTACCACATGGGAGTCGTCGGGCCCGGCGAGGTCTGCCTGACCTCCTCGACCCGCAACTTCACCGGCCGGATGGGCTCGCCGGAAGCGGAGATCTACATGGCCTCGCCCGCGACGGTCGCCGCGTCGGCGATCGCCGGCCACATCACCGCCGCCGGCCACATCACCGCCACCGGCCACATCACCGCCGCCGGCCACATCGCCATCACCGACGCCCGACAGGAGAGCCGCCGATGA
- a CDS encoding D-alanyl-D-alanine carboxypeptidase family protein has protein sequence MASSEPRRPAAVVALVVVGAALTGVLSYTALAVINRHGDSAAAPQFPLPPPSSSSDADRPDNRVPATTVWPAHGQAAFVESGQSHIQAGPNQHPAPIASVTKVMTAYLVLRDHPLKAGQDGPTLTLTAADVADTARRRALQQSIVSVAAGEQLTERQALEALLLPSANNIAAVLARWDAGSTDAFVAKMNDTARSLGMTATHYTDPSGFDQATVSTAADQVQIVDRAMSEPAFAAIVAMPAATLPVAGTVANTDTLLGHDGFVGVKTGSDNAAGGCFAFQAVRTVGGRQTTITGVVLGQPGADQIAAGLLGAKELVDRIAGR, from the coding sequence GTGGCTTCCAGTGAACCGAGGCGTCCCGCCGCCGTCGTGGCTCTTGTCGTCGTCGGCGCGGCGCTGACCGGCGTTCTTTCCTACACGGCGCTGGCTGTGATCAACCGGCATGGGGACTCGGCGGCGGCCCCGCAGTTCCCTTTGCCGCCGCCGTCCAGCTCGTCCGACGCGGACCGGCCGGACAACCGGGTCCCCGCCACGACAGTCTGGCCGGCGCACGGCCAGGCGGCGTTCGTCGAGAGCGGGCAGTCGCACATCCAGGCCGGCCCGAACCAACACCCGGCGCCGATCGCGAGCGTCACCAAGGTGATGACGGCCTACCTCGTGCTCCGCGACCACCCGCTGAAGGCCGGCCAGGACGGCCCGACGCTCACCCTCACCGCCGCCGACGTCGCCGATACGGCTCGGCGGCGCGCGCTGCAACAGTCGATCGTGTCCGTGGCCGCCGGCGAGCAGTTGACGGAACGGCAAGCGCTGGAGGCGCTGCTGCTCCCTTCGGCGAACAACATCGCGGCGGTGCTGGCCCGCTGGGACGCCGGTTCGACGGACGCCTTCGTCGCGAAGATGAACGACACCGCCCGCTCGCTGGGCATGACCGCCACGCACTACACCGACCCGAGCGGCTTCGACCAGGCGACCGTCTCCACGGCCGCCGACCAGGTGCAGATCGTCGACCGGGCGATGAGCGAGCCGGCGTTCGCGGCGATCGTCGCCATGCCGGCCGCGACGCTGCCGGTCGCCGGCACCGTGGCCAACACCGACACGCTGCTGGGCCACGACGGGTTCGTCGGGGTCAAGACCGGCTCGGACAACGCCGCCGGCGGCTGCTTCGCGTTCCAGGCCGTCCGGACGGTCGGCGGCCGACAGACGACGATCACCGGCGTCGTGCTGGGGCAGCCGGGCGCGGACCAGATCGCGGCGGGGCTGCTGGGGGCGAAAGAGCTGGTCGACCGCATCGCCGGCCGATAG
- the vanX gene encoding D-Ala-D-Ala dipeptidase VanX, with protein sequence MTDDFVFVDQLVSGLRWDAKYATWDNFTGKPVDGYLANRIVGTTALCAALEEAQKHAGELGFGLVLWDGYRPQRAVDCFLRWSRQPEDGRTKPRHYPNIDRAGMFEQGYVAAKSGHSRGGTVDLTLYHVATGELAAMGGGHDLMDPVSHHDAGGISQAEQVNRLALRSIMEAGGFRPYDCEWWHYTLKDEPYPDTYFDFPIT encoded by the coding sequence GTGACCGATGACTTCGTCTTCGTGGACCAGCTGGTGTCCGGGCTCCGGTGGGACGCCAAGTACGCGACGTGGGACAACTTCACCGGCAAGCCGGTCGACGGCTACCTGGCGAACCGCATCGTCGGCACGACGGCGCTGTGCGCCGCGCTGGAGGAAGCCCAGAAGCACGCCGGCGAGCTCGGCTTCGGCCTGGTGCTGTGGGACGGCTACCGCCCGCAGCGCGCCGTCGACTGCTTCCTGCGCTGGTCGCGGCAGCCCGAGGACGGCCGCACCAAGCCCCGGCACTATCCGAACATCGACCGCGCGGGCATGTTCGAGCAGGGCTACGTCGCCGCCAAGTCCGGCCACAGCCGAGGCGGCACGGTCGATCTGACGCTGTATCACGTGGCCACCGGAGAGCTCGCCGCGATGGGCGGTGGCCACGACCTGATGGATCCCGTCTCGCACCACGACGCCGGCGGGATATCGCAGGCCGAGCAAGTGAACCGGTTGGCGTTGCGGTCGATCATGGAGGCCGGCGGCTTCCGTCCGTACGACTGCGAGTGGTGGCATTACACGTTGAAGGACGAGCCCTACCCGGACACGTACTTCGACTTCCCCATCACCTAG
- the vanA gene encoding D-alanine--(R)-lactate ligase, which yields MDKLKIGIMFGGCSEEHPVSVKSAREVAKHLDTGKYEPFYIGITRNGAWRLCDGPDDGWENNSRPAVLSPDRSVRGLLVLDQGRYETINLDLVLPVLHGKLGEDGAMQGLLELAGIPYAGCDVQASVLCMDKALAYLVVRNAGIATPKFWTVTPEEKIEPDELSYPVFVKPARSGSSFGVSKVSGEDELAGAVETARLYDSKVLIEEAVIADEIGCAVLGTGDDLLVGEVDRIALTHGFFKIHQESAPETGSENATFIVPADIPARSRSLIQETAKVVYRALGCRGISRVDFFFKGDGTVVFNEVNTLPGLTSYSRYPRMMAAAGFPMNEVIDRLVSVTLTGAVR from the coding sequence ATGGATAAGCTGAAGATCGGGATCATGTTCGGGGGCTGCTCCGAGGAACACCCCGTCTCCGTAAAGTCCGCGCGGGAGGTCGCGAAGCACCTCGACACCGGCAAGTACGAGCCCTTCTACATCGGGATCACGCGCAACGGCGCTTGGAGGCTGTGCGACGGCCCAGACGATGGCTGGGAGAACAACAGCCGTCCGGCCGTGCTGTCGCCGGACCGGAGTGTGCGCGGACTGCTCGTCCTGGATCAGGGACGGTACGAGACCATCAACCTCGACCTGGTCCTACCGGTCCTGCACGGCAAGCTCGGCGAGGACGGCGCGATGCAGGGCTTGCTGGAGCTGGCCGGCATCCCCTACGCGGGCTGCGATGTCCAGGCTTCCGTGCTGTGCATGGACAAGGCGCTCGCCTACCTCGTCGTCCGGAACGCCGGCATCGCCACGCCGAAGTTCTGGACCGTGACGCCGGAGGAGAAGATCGAGCCCGACGAGCTGTCGTATCCGGTCTTCGTGAAGCCGGCGCGCTCGGGGTCCTCGTTCGGGGTCAGCAAGGTGTCCGGCGAAGACGAGCTGGCCGGCGCGGTGGAGACGGCGCGGCTGTACGACTCGAAGGTGCTCATCGAGGAAGCCGTCATCGCCGACGAGATCGGCTGCGCGGTCCTGGGCACCGGCGACGACCTGCTGGTCGGGGAGGTGGACCGGATCGCGCTGACGCACGGGTTCTTCAAGATCCACCAGGAGAGCGCCCCGGAGACCGGTTCGGAGAACGCGACGTTCATCGTCCCGGCCGACATTCCGGCGCGGTCGCGATCGCTGATTCAGGAGACTGCGAAGGTCGTGTACCGCGCCCTCGGCTGCCGGGGGATCTCCCGCGTGGACTTCTTCTTCAAGGGCGACGGGACCGTCGTCTTCAACGAGGTCAACACACTGCCCGGCCTGACCTCCTACAGCCGCTACCCGCGGATGATGGCGGCCGCCGGGTTCCCGATGAACGAGGTCATCGACCGGCTGGTGTCGGTGACGCTCACGGGGGCCGTCCGGTGA
- a CDS encoding sensor histidine kinase: MIARTTDRAPGLSARLKLTFSYAGLVVLAGSLLIAVAWVFALRWLPDDSALNEGKSIAQNAPETTPVMFFVGPSQSDLMRGFVPAAAVAVLFLLLLGLVGGWFLAGRMLAPLTRITEASRQAATGSLSHRIELEGSNDEFRELADAFDTMLAQLEAHVAEQRRFAANASHELRTPLAITQSLLDAARDDPHRDTGRLIDRLHAVNTRAIDLTEALLLLTRANQRSFARQEVDLSLMAEEAAETLLPVAEKRGLAIETAGGVAPAIGSPALLLQLATNLVHNAIVHNLPGRGTIWVTTDVDADGVELTVENTGGHLAPALVATLTEPFQRGTERVQNDHGGVGLGLAIVKSITAAHDGTLTLTARPDGGLRVTVRLPSARRFPASDAAEARYVPTALLVPR; encoded by the coding sequence ATGATAGCGCGCACCACCGACCGGGCGCCGGGGCTGAGCGCCCGCCTCAAGCTCACCTTCAGCTACGCCGGCCTGGTCGTGCTCGCCGGATCGCTGCTGATCGCCGTGGCCTGGGTGTTCGCGCTGCGCTGGCTGCCGGACGACTCCGCCCTGAACGAAGGCAAGTCCATCGCCCAGAACGCGCCCGAGACCACCCCCGTCATGTTCTTCGTCGGCCCCAGCCAATCGGACCTGATGCGCGGCTTCGTCCCGGCCGCGGCCGTCGCGGTGCTCTTCCTGCTGCTGCTGGGCCTGGTCGGCGGCTGGTTCCTGGCCGGCCGCATGCTCGCCCCGCTGACCCGCATCACCGAGGCCAGCCGCCAGGCGGCGACCGGCTCGCTGTCCCACCGCATCGAACTGGAGGGCAGCAACGACGAATTCCGCGAGCTCGCCGACGCCTTCGACACCATGCTCGCGCAGCTCGAGGCGCACGTCGCCGAACAGCGGCGGTTCGCCGCCAACGCCTCCCACGAGCTGCGCACCCCGCTGGCGATCACCCAGTCGCTCCTGGACGCCGCCCGCGACGACCCGCACCGCGACACCGGCCGGCTCATCGACCGGCTCCACGCCGTCAACACCCGCGCGATCGACCTCACCGAGGCACTGCTGCTGCTCACCCGGGCCAACCAGCGGTCCTTCGCCCGCCAGGAGGTCGACCTGTCGCTGATGGCCGAGGAAGCCGCCGAGACGCTGCTCCCGGTGGCCGAGAAGCGCGGCCTGGCCATAGAGACCGCCGGCGGCGTGGCCCCCGCGATCGGCTCCCCCGCGCTGCTGCTACAGCTGGCGACGAACCTCGTCCACAACGCGATCGTCCACAACCTGCCGGGCCGGGGCACCATCTGGGTCACCACCGACGTCGACGCCGACGGTGTGGAGCTGACCGTGGAGAACACCGGTGGACATCTCGCCCCGGCCCTGGTCGCGACGCTCACCGAGCCGTTCCAGCGCGGCACCGAACGCGTCCAGAACGACCACGGCGGGGTCGGCCTCGGACTGGCGATCGTCAAGAGCATCACGGCGGCCCACGACGGCACCCTCACCCTGACGGCCCGGCCCGACGGGGGCTTGCGCGTGACGGTCCGGCTGCCGAGCGCGCGCCGTTTCCCAGCCTCCGACGCGGCCGAGGCCCGCTACGTGCCGACCGCATTGCTGGTCCCTAGGTGA
- a CDS encoding MBL fold metallo-hydrolase produces the protein MSLLVPGILRVPTRGDGDNCFLVTDEHGLTLVDVGWKSAPDVIRQAVEASGRTLADIKRIVITHAHPDHVRGLAELVARTKAEVLVHELDAAWLAAGRVPRTGRSGAFGRTIDRLPLLHWDPVTATRTVADGAHIGPLRVIHTPGHSPGHIVLLHEPSRALLVGDAVFNRGGLSSGHDALAADPGVRDASYARMPRDVAAVGFAHGAPLVGQEAAAGLGAWLDDR, from the coding sequence ATGAGCCTGCTCGTTCCCGGGATCCTGCGCGTCCCCACGCGCGGTGACGGCGACAACTGCTTCCTCGTCACCGACGAGCACGGGCTGACGCTCGTCGACGTCGGATGGAAGAGCGCTCCGGACGTCATCCGGCAGGCCGTCGAGGCGAGCGGCCGCACTCTGGCGGACATCAAGCGGATCGTCATCACCCACGCGCATCCCGATCACGTGCGCGGCCTGGCCGAACTCGTCGCCCGCACCAAGGCCGAGGTGCTCGTCCACGAGCTCGACGCGGCGTGGCTCGCGGCCGGCCGTGTCCCGCGCACGGGCCGGTCGGGGGCGTTCGGACGGACGATCGACCGGCTGCCGCTGCTGCACTGGGATCCCGTGACGGCGACCAGGACCGTGGCCGACGGCGCGCACATCGGACCGTTGCGCGTGATCCACACGCCCGGCCACAGCCCCGGGCACATCGTGCTGCTGCACGAACCCAGCCGGGCGTTGCTGGTCGGGGACGCGGTGTTCAACCGGGGCGGGCTCAGCAGCGGGCATGACGCCTTGGCCGCCGACCCCGGGGTGCGCGACGCGTCCTACGCGCGGATGCCTCGCGATGTCGCAGCGGTGGGATTCGCGCACGGAGCGCCGCTCGTGGGACAGGAGGCGGCGGCCGGTCTGGGGGCCTGGCTGGACGACCGGTAG